The genomic segment TCCTCATGATCTAACCGCAGGTCCAGTCACATATAGAAATGGACTCATATTACAGGGTCAGGAGGGTGGCGTCTCAGCAATGGCTGGTGCGATGGTTCGCAACCCACTTTTCCCTTCGGGTTCTGTGAGCCAACCAAGCGCTTCTAACAGCTCTGGGGCGATTGCCTGCTCTTCCACAGAGACGCAGTTGCCTTTTTGGCCTTCCGCTACTCTCGCCGGGTCCGCAGCTGTGGCGGCGTCCCGCGACGTAAAGAAACCAGAGGAAAATAAAAAACAAGATGCTTCAGGTCGAGCGCCAGCCTCGCGCTCTACGAAAGCCGGAGCGGGTGTGATGCTAGGCAGGAGAAACTTTTCGTTGTCCCATGTGCAGACGGCTTGCGGTGCGAGAAACGTCAATgtttcgggtgtacatacacgcgAGGCGAAAGCTGTGGGTAGAGATCGAGGGGAAGCAGCGGGGCAGAGGAATGGCAATGCATCGCGTGGTGTTGGCGTCGTTGGATCAGGTGCTGAGGcacgaacagagaaaacagcgcGTGGAGTTCGTGATACAAAACGGGCGGCTACAGGGGCCGGTGGACATGAAACGCATAGTATTTCAAGTGtaacagaaacagagaaacggacaGGCAGACGAAGGGTGGGAACGAAaaggtcttcttctgcttcccgaCCTAGGACGGAGTCGCTCGCGTTCAGCGGGGCCTTAACCTGCCGGCAGTCTGAGGAAGTCGGAATGCGAAGTATGGAACAATATACTTTAGGCGCGACAATAGGAGAAGGCACTTTTGGAAAGGTCAAACTTGGAATTCACGTTGCTACACAGGAGCAAGTCGCCATAAAAATTCTAGAAAAAAGCCGAATCAAGGAGACCGAGGATGTCGAGAGGGTCTTACGAGAAATCCAGATCCTCAAGACAATCAGACACCCTCACATTGTTCGTCTGTTAGAGGTGAGGCTTCCCACTAAGAACTGAGAATatagagagaggaaaaaaacgaactgTTCACGTTCAAAATCAGTCGTTCTgccgtttcctttttctccactgcgcttcttcgttcACAACCCATCGTTGATGTCTGTTGTGTTGTCACTCACGCCATCacgttctgtcttctttccgtcgttccttcctgttttctcttttccctgcTTCTGTCACCTTTGTCCATCTTTTTGCTTTTCCCTTTCACTCTGTTCTCGTCCCGCCCAGATCATCGAGACCCAGCAGCACCTCTGCTTGATTATGGAATACGCCTCCGGAGGCGAGTTATACGACTACATTGTCGAGCATCAATGCGTCAAGGAGATGGAAGCGTGCAAATTCTTCCGTCAAATTCTCTCGGGAGTCGAAGAAATGCATGTGCAGAAAATATGTCACAGGTCAGTGACAACTTCGCTCTGTTTCCGTGATCGAAGACCCTCACTCACCTGAATGCGTGCTTTCTTGCTTTCCCGTTTCTTTCCTTATCGTCGTCTGGTTGCTACCGGTTTCCCCTGTGATGCTTGGATACATATaagcatatgcatgtattaTCACGAGAATGTTTGAACAACCAGCATTTTTAATAGAAGCTGTACACATACCATGATATTCATCTTGGTAGTCTCCTTCCCAGTGTTACTCTGCACAGAATCATTAGGGGTCTCTATCTGTATTGAAGGCAATGGCATTGCTATTGGTCTAATTGTCCTGACTGGCTGATGCATAGCTTCCGGCACTGGCGGAGGTAGGCAGCACGAAGCGCCTGCACGGTTGTATTTCCGTACCCAAATCTGTGCAGATCGTTATGTGCACTGTCTTCTGTACATCTTTGGTTGTTGGTTTTGTTGTTCAGGGATCTGAAGCCAGAAAATATTCTTCTCGATGCAGACCAGAACATCAAAATCGTGGACTTTGGTCTCTCCAACACGTACACTTGTCGCTCTAATCTGAAAACTGCTTGTGGCTCTCCTTCCTACGCGGCCCCCGAGATGGTCGAAGGAAAAGCCTACGACCCTCTTGCTGTTGACATCTGGAGTTGCGGGTTAGGCTCAAAACGACTGTGCTACTGCCTGCCAGAAGAGCGACTAGTGTGATTCGGATTGCTCCTCTTGCGGTTGCCACTCGGTTCCTTTGTAACCACATGTACAGTGAACGGCGGATGGCGAAGGGGTCTAGGCCTTGCTGCGGCCATGCCGCATTATATTCCTGTTTCTTACTTCCCGAAATCTTCTTCAGTATACATCCAAaccttcgtcctctgcgcGTTTGCTGTGTGGCCGTTTGTGAGGGGCCCTGGTGGGCCACCGGCTTAGCCATTGCCTTTTCTGATTCGTCCTTTACctgttttctcgccgtctccggttcctttctcttttcttcttgtctgccTGGCTGCTGAAGGAGAGTACACAGAACACCAAAAGCGTGTTCGTTCCCTTTTCGCATGGGTCGTCTTTCCGCTCTTTCGCTCGCATTCTCCACGTAGCCTTTGTGGTGTCTCGTCGTCTATCCACTGTCTAGTCACCAGACACTGCCGAAATCCCGAAATCGTGGGCGTCTCTGTTCCGCTGTTGCTATGTTTGAAGCGTCATTCTTTACGCCCTCATTGCCGGATACCTTCCCTTCGAGGACGACTCAACTGAGGGCCTCTACCGGAAAATCGTCAAGGGAGAGTTTGAGTGTCCAGAGTGGATCTCGAAAGATGCAGAGGACCTTCTTCGCGGTTTGCTGGAAAAAGATCCAAAAAAGCGGCTGACGCCTGAACGCATCAAACGCCATCCGTGGTGAGTGAACGAGCCGCTCCTAAATAGAGAAATCTGCCGAAAAAATCAGAGAGGAGGTCGATGACATGAGGCTCTACCAGCTGTGTCACTTTACTCGCTTTGTATTTCACGCACGCCTGATAAATGCCTGTCTTCACTTTGGTTTGCATGTACGTCGCGCTGTATCGCTCACCACGCTGTATGTGTCTTTCTGAGGTATGCTCACAATAATTACCAGACAGTTTTTGCTCGACTTTTCGCTTCGCTTTTGACATGAGCAGATGTCTCGAAGTTGTCGAACGTGTCCTCTGTCCTGGCGCTCTCCCAGTATTTCTTCCCTTCTTATCCCGATCCATACTCGCCAGTGcctgtgtgttttctctgtttcgtctccatgtcttcttcactgctCTGCAAGTAGCAACTACGTTGAAGCGAATTAGAGCGTCGCACGCAGGGACAGGACAGGGCGAACAGTACGGAATACTCAGGTCTGTATACTCTATTTCTAGTAGTGTGGTAATGGTCTATTTGCACTTACTCACCCCGTCGCTTGTCTAGAATATCTCTGGCGAAATGGTTTCTTCGTCAGGTACGCACTCGTGACTGACACAAGGGACGTCGTGTCTCTCAGTCACGGtggctcttcctctctgcctccttccttcACTCTGTGCGAGAAGtctgagacagagaagactttcacagaagaacgagagccGCAAGACTCTTCGGCCATCTCTGCTGTCCTTCCTTTGGGCTGCGGCATTCccttctgcagcagctgtGCCCAGTGGGCCGATGCGGTCAATCCCAAGGCCGTAAGACGAGAGCGACTCCGTTCCTACACAGATAAGGTTGTTTTCTGTGTagtggaagcagaagaaacagactgTGGCTCCGCTGTGAAGCGTACTGTGCTGCAGCGCGAAGAAACATTTTATTGCTCTCGAGTGTCATATTCTCGTACGTGGCTTCCTCTGTGTTCGTTCCTGTAGTAGAAGTAACCGCATTCTCTGATATTCTACATCGTGTTCCATTTCCATGCCCTGACGCGTGCCTTCCAGTGTGGAGGGTGCTATTCGACTTCCTTTTTTCGGTCCTTTTCTTGCCTCTATCCTCGTTCGCCTGCTGTTACGACGTCGCTGCCCTCTCTTTGGCATGTGTTTCTCGTCGTTAGATCACTTCTCCGTGCCCTGTTCTTTTGTTTTCATCCTTccatctgtttctcctctttttcagtGTGTGCGTGTGGGCCAACGCTTTATGAGCTGTTTTCTCGGGCTCCTCCCCCCCGTTTGTTCGCCGGTTTCGTTAGGACTTCTTTCGTCGGATTCCCTCTTATCCTTGTTTGCTGTATGCTTGTATCCTGGTATTCGtggtttttttctgcatctatctgtttctcgtttcaGCCACCGTCGAGACGGGTTCTGATCCAGATGGCGCAGTTGGGCATTGATACCGGGAAGACAGTCGAAGCCCTTCAGAAGGGAGAACTCACGACGTCGACAGCGGCGTAGGTCTTTGCACACTTCtatctcttttttttcaggttcCCGTCTGCCGGCATCATCTGTCTAGAAACTTTTTCGTAGATATACTGAAACTAGTCCTTTTCTGTCCGTACTCGTGCAtccgttctgtctccctgtgtCGTGCCCACAGGCGTTTAGAGTTGATGGGACACAGTTGTTTTCAATGAAGCGTATCCAGAGATTCTCGTATCTCACTGGTTGCCCTTGTCTTGTATACGTGAATCGGCTAAGCATGGATTCCGAAACTGAGATACTGCTCTTCCCcctgttttctttgtctcttcagctACTTTTTGCTGCTAGCCAAAATGAATCGGAGGCCTGCGTTCGTTCCTATCGAGGCGGCGCCACTGGAACCTGAAGCACGAGCACAAGCAAGCGCTGCgctgtcctctgtctctccgaaGCATTTACCTCAGTGCCCAATGTCTCTGGCTCCCGTACCCAATGATAACGACGGTTTTGTGCCTTCTTCAAGTCCTTCCGAGGCTTCCTCCGCCCCCGAACAACGCGTTGCTCACGGATGTTACATCCCTTTGAGTTTTTTGCCACCCTCTGGCGTCGAGTACACTACCACGGTGACACCTCCGGCATCCGGAGCTCCaagcgtgcatgcacgtgtCGCAGGTGATCATTACTTTTCAACCTCTTTGGCAGACGCCCCGGCCGCTTCTGTTCTGTCTTGCTCAACAGGCTGCGCTCCCGCGCACCGACAAGCGCCGATCTGGCCAGGCCAGTATTTATCGGCTAGTCTCGATTCTCCAGATATGTTGTCGTACGCTCCTATCGCCAGTGAAGGCTCTCAGGGTTTGGGTGCGTGCACCAGGGAAGGCGGCGTGGCTAAAGAAAGCAAATTCAGGAGGGACGAAACGATGACGTGGTTTTACTACGACCGTTTGCACACGGATCCTTGCGATGGTTTCTCTCACATTGGAAGCCAGATGGAGGAGGGCCAGGAAAACACAAAAGCGGACCCCCGTTTAATAGCTGGAAAAGAACAGAGGCACGGCTTTTCTGGAGAGGCCTGCGTGGACGGTGGTCGCGCTTCAGGGGAAGCCTCAATTCTCTTCGGTGTCGGCTACGAGAGGAACAAGATCGGTGTTGGTTCGGAAATCGAGGAGAAGAGTCGCCGGACGCAGGAAGGCAAGAAATCTGAGGACTGCGCGTTGCTGGATATTCGCCATCAAAGCAATGCGTCAAACAGCACAGTTGATTCCCTCTCCGCTTATAACGGTCGCACCCTGTACAAGAACTCTCTTTCGCCGCCGGACACGAGGGTCGGCCCCAGTTCATCGTCCTCATCTGACAAGCGCTGCCTTGGGAACTCTGGAAAAAGCCGATCTAAGCGATCTGGAGAGTCTCCCGTTCCCGCCCTTTTCAACTTCCCTGCTTCCTCAGCTTCCTCAtcttccgcctcttcctATGTGAACTCGGGCAGGACCACAGCGCGGGCGTCGTCTCTCATCTGTGACCGCGGGCATGTCCCTCCTGGGCAAAGAGCTGCTCCTGTTCCCTCTACGTCGGTGCCTTTGTGGCCCCCAACGGCGATGGCAAGTCGAGCGAGACTTCACCGTCTCCGCCAGCAACAAAAAGCttcgctgcgtcttcctttGACGAGCCGCGGCTCTGCGACCTATCGCGCGCCTGCGACCTATCGCGCGCCTGCGACTTACCGCGCGCCTGCGACCTACCGCGCGCCTGCCACCTATCACGCGCCCACGAGCGCGCGCGCTCGGGCTTCTGGGACCCCGGGCGTTGCAGCGCCTGTGGAGACCTCTCGGGGGACAGGCTCCTCGCTTCCACCCGCAGCGGTGGTGGACGTGCGCTCGACGGGAACCGGGCCTTTGGGCCGAGG from the Toxoplasma gondii ME49 chromosome IX, whole genome shotgun sequence genome contains:
- a CDS encoding histone kinase SNF1, putative (encoded by transcript TGME49_291050~Gene product name based on ToxoDB Community Expert Annotation.); translated protein: MHANRQHFLRVVQHRPPEEPVSTLRPGSRQYGSVVPPSYTSSRSPQRVSASRSFTSIVQPASLPLGPVPCSVLRPVVPWGASSPLAIVGPDGKTLPASSVRVDPCHNSLREGEGRGTVVARSHTATCSSSGATHAPLLSGGNYFATDPRTGGTMLYCMRDFNRPLSPTTAAPRASSSSPGIRSRDKYSTTDASAGHRGLASSIGCFASPSQTGRVPEPVHLLSGLRQNQTGQLATFRGQAPPSRPPLHDSVVPLCTPRYSPPMFPPCIEDGGQTDHRGGLTLRLGATATPRLRHGPLPTAALGVTQCCGASLDGGVNQASSNHSGEIPSRLAFPKEGLRSRPPVCPVGPTFTVLARPEGGDRVAMAVTARHAPQRMAGEGDGQMMDSVVPSLHASGSEHTGPPSMRLQVTHVARPTTGGNAEAHQTGLGVSGLQEGGRMSVTASPVYPHDLTAGPVTYRNGLILQGQEGGVSAMAGAMVRNPLFPSGSVSQPSASNSSGAIACSSTETQLPFWPSATLAGSAAVAASRDVKKPEENKKQDASGRAPASRSTKAGAGVMLGRRNFSLSHVQTACGARNVNVSGVHTREAKAVGRDRGEAAGQRNGNASRGVGVVGSGAEARTEKTARGVRDTKRAATGAGGHETHSISSVTETEKRTGRRRVGTKRSSSASRPRTESLAFSGALTCRQSEEVGMRSMEQYTLGATIGEGTFGKVKLGIHVATQEQVAIKILEKSRIKETEDVERVLREIQILKTIRHPHIVRLLEIIETQQHLCLIMEYASGGELYDYIVEHQCVKEMEACKFFRQILSGVEEMHVQKICHRDLKPENILLDADQNIKIVDFGLSNTYTCRSNLKTACGSPSYAAPEMVEGKAYDPLAVDIWSCGVILYALIAGYLPFEDDSTEGLYRKIVKGEFECPEWISKDAEDLLRGLLEKDPKKRLTPERIKRHPWYALVTDTRDVVSLSHGGSSSLPPSFTLCEKSETEKTFTEEREPQDSSAISAVLPLGCGIPFCSSCAQWADAVNPKAPPSRRVLIQMAQLGIDTGKTVEALQKGELTTSTAAYFLLLAKMNRRPAFVPIEAAPLEPEARAQASAALSSVSPKHLPQCPMSLAPVPNDNDGFVPSSSPSEASSAPEQRVAHGCYIPLSFLPPSGVEYTTTVTPPASGAPSVHARVAGDHYFSTSLADAPAASVLSCSTGCAPAHRQAPIWPGQYLSASLDSPDMLSYAPIASEGSQGLGACTREGGVAKESKFRRDETMTWFYYDRLHTDPCDGFSHIGSQMEEGQENTKADPRLIAGKEQRHGFSGEACVDGGRASGEASILFGVGYERNKIGVGSEIEEKSRRTQEGKKSEDCALLDIRHQSNASNSTVDSLSAYNGRTLYKNSLSPPDTRVGPSSSSSSDKRCLGNSGKSRSKRSGESPVPALFNFPASSASSSSASSYVNSGRTTARASSLICDRGHVPPGQRAAPVPSTSVPLWPPTAMASRARLHRLRQQQKASLRLPLTSRGSATYRAPATYRAPATYRAPATYRAPATYHAPTSARARASGTPGVAAPVETSRGTGSSLPPAAVVDVRSTGTGPLGRGQFTAEGCRLLSSARGSQTERGETRTLRVIDSRPAGSTGSGADQLLARDRPSSKKDRGALLVGRKDGDKKQEARTQPESCRGSSLEPDPARSDLSLPSDRLSRAPRAGLKSFLLPFAGPKGGGLALSRATREEPLAELQRNLLVAARGVTRRRVGEAESGAEATGRRTDRKSATGRLPKETRSSGRTPDSQAESRKKEKVTTQLNTKTSRPLTHRGLTLRASSARGEDRAPARFSLPRSQKPPGETPQSCVLRAARTFSRNRGSVTARPGVGSAVPRASPEDLSRLREGLYTARLARNPPFGSLIDTFTLSTGGACTARSARREAGPPVLQSPVQCGSGSRGPAALEGSPGEGEAQGRA